AAATAGATAAAATTTTAAAATATGAGGAAGTTTTAGCTGATTGTTTAAAAGATTATTTCTTACCGCCTGAAGCTACTCAAGTGTCACCTCTTATACCATTTTCACCAATGCCAGGTGGTGCTTTAACAGCAAACACACAAATGATGAGAGATAATGGAACTTTAAATAAATTTCCTGAAGTAATTAAAGCTATGCAAGAAGTAGTTGTAAAAGGTGGATTTGGTACAAGTGTAACTCCTGTATCTCAATTTTATTGGCAGCAAGCATATGCAAATGTTATGTTTGGTCCATGGAAACAAATAGCTCCAGGTTATGGAAGAATGGTTCTAGGATACTTTGGTAAAACTCCAGTTGAAGCTGACCCAGAAATAATTAAATTAGCAAGTGAAAAACTAAAGCTTGAACCAACAAAAAGAAATCCTTTGGATATAGCAGATGAAGATCCAAAGAAAAAAATAGATGTTTGGAGACAAAGATTAGAGATAGAAGGTATAGAAGCAACTGAAGAGAATATTTTTATTGCTGCTGCTTGTGATGAGAAAGGTATTGCATTTTTAAAAGGTATTGCACCTTTAAATGTAAGAAAAAATGAAAAAAAAGATGAATCTAAAAAAATAGGAGAAAATAAAATGTCAAACGGAAATTATACAGTTGTAGTAGATGGTCAAAGATTTAATGTATCAGTTTTTGAAGGAGATGTTCAAAATATTCAAGTTGCACAACCTGTTCAACAAGTAGTTCAACAAGCACCTGTTCAAGCACCTGTTCAAGCAGCTCCAGTAGCAGCTTCAAAACCTGTTTACAATGGAACAGAAGCAATAGCTCCTGTAAATGGAAATGTATGGAAAATCCTTGTTAAAGAGGGTGATAGAGTTGAAAAAGATCAACAAATAATGATACTTGAAGCTATGAAAATGGAAATAGATGTTGTTGCTCCAGTTTCTGGAACAATAAGTAAAATTTTAACAGAACCTTCAAAAGCAGTTGAAGAAGGTCAAACTCTAGCAGTTATTTCTTAAATAAAAAGTGCTTATCTTTTACGATAAGCACATCTTTAAAATATAAATTTATTTTTATATACTTCAACTCTTCTTTTAATAATCCTTATTATAAAATATCAAAAAATACAAAAGAGAATCTAATGAAAATTTTTAAATATATAATTTTAATACTTCTTATAAACTTACTTTTTACTGGTTGTTTTCTTAGCACAAATATAAATAGTGGAGGTTCAGTTGGTATGAGTGTTGGTGGAAGTATTTTTTAAAAATAAAAAAGCCTTGCCTAAAAGATATCTCTTAGACAAGGCTTTCAATGGAGCGGGAGACGAGACTCGAACTCGCGACAGTCTGCTTGGAAGGCAGAAGCTCTAGCCAACTGAGCTACTCCCGCAAAACTATTAGTTTTTTGTTTGTATAAGTGGTGCGGATGAAGAGACTCGAACTCTTACACCGTGAGGCACCAGATCCTAAGTCTGGCGTGTATACCAATTTCACCACATCCGCATAAAATAAATTTTAAATTTAGTTGGTATTCTAAACCAAAATGGTACTCCCAGTACGATTCGAACGTACGGCCTACGCCTTAGAAGGGCGTTGCTCTATCCAGCTGAGCTATGGAAGCATAAAAATATAAAAATGGGGTAGATAATGGGGCTCGAACCCACGACCCTCGGAACCACAACCCGATGCTCTAACCGACTGAGCTATACCTACCATAAATTTTAAGTCCTAATGGTCGGGGCGAGAGGATTCGAACCTCCGGCCCCCTGGTCCCAAACCAGGTGCGCTAACCAGACTGCGCTACGCCCCGATAAACACCTTTTAACTCAAAAAGTGGACGGAATTATATTATATATTTTTCCTTTTGTCAAGAGCTTTTCAAGAAAAATTGTAAAAAATACAAAATTTCTTGAAATTGTCTAAAATTGTATTAAACCATCCAAAGGAGAAGATGCACTTGCATAAGGTTTTTTCTCTATTCTTCCAGCTTTATACCCTAATCTTCCAGCTATAACTGCATGTTTCATAGCTCTTGCCATTGAGATTGGATCTTTTGCTCCAGCTATTGCAGTATTTGTCAAAACTCCATCAGCACCAAGCTCCATACAAATAGCAGCATCACTAGCACATCCAACTCCAGCATCAACTATAACAGGAACTTTTACACTATCTTTTATAAATGCAATATTATATCTATTTTGAACACCTAAACCACTTCCAATTGGAGCAGCCAAAGGCATAATAGCATCAGCACCAGCATCTTCAAGTCTTTTTGCAACAATTAAATCATCACTTGTATATGCCATAACTGTAAAACCATCTTTTTTTAAGATTTCACAAGCTTTAATAGTTTCAATAACGTCTGGATACAAAGTTTTACTAAAATCTCCAATAATCTCTAATTTAATTAAATCAATACCTGTAGCTTCTCTCATAAGTCTAAAAGTTGTCACCGTCTCTTGGGCATTTTTACATCCAGCACTATTTGGTAAAAACTTAATATTTGTATTTTTAAAATAATCTAAGAGATTTTCTTCATTTGGATTTGTAATATTTACTCTTCTTATTGCTACAGTTATTAACTCACTTCCACTTGCAAGTGTTGCTTCCTTAGTAGTTTGGAAATCTTTATATTTACCACTTCCAACTATTAATCTACTATTTAACTCATATTTTCCTATTTTTAAAATATCACTCATATTGTATTTTCCTTTATAAATTTTAAATAATCTTCACTAATATTTGAAATATCTAATTCGATAATTTCTGGAGTATCATAACTATGAAGTTCTAATATTTTGCTTTTAACTTTAGAAAAAAGCTCTTTTTTTGTTTTTATACTTAAAAGTGTTTCTCTTTCACAACATAATTTACCATCCCAATTATAAAGAGATTCTATATCCTTTAACTGCACACAAGCAGCAAGCTTATCTTGAATCAAAATTTTAGCTATTTTTTTTGCTTCTTCTTCATTAGATGTTGTAGTTTGAACTATAACTGCTTTCATAAAATTTTTATACCTTGAATTATATCTTGTGGACTCATAGAATAGTTATTATTTTTATATTTTTTTGCTGCTATTGTATGCGCTAAACTAGCATTTATTGCAGCTTCTAATGATGTATAACCTTGGGCTAATAAAGATGCTATTAAACCTGATAAAACATCTCCACTGCCACCTTTACTTAATTTTGAACTTCCAAAAATATTTACATATATTTTATCATTTTTAGAAATAATCACATTTGCACCTTTTAATAAAAGTGTTACTTTAGGATATATTTTACAAAATTTTTCAACATATAAAAATCTATTATCTTGCAACTCTTCAATTAAAATATTAGCAATATTTGTTAATTTTAAAAGAGATATAAACTCTTTTGGATGTGGAGTTAAAACTACATTTTCATCCAAATATTTAACTATTAGTGGATTATAAAAAATATCTGCATCTAAAACTTTTGGAATATTTAATTGTAAAATTTCTTCAAGCTTAAGAGATTCAATCTCTCCTAATCCCATACCCAAAGCTATTGCAGTACAATTATCACTTACACTTTTACTTTGCATTATGTGACAAGGTATATTTTTTTCATTTTGTGAAACTATTGTAACAAGCCCTGCTCCAAAAGCAAAAGAAGCATCTGAAGCTATAATTGATGCACCTATTTTTTCTCCAGAAACAATATTTACATGACCAAATGTTCCTTTATGAGAATTTTTAATATCTCTTAGAGGAAGTTTTAAATCTGATTTTTGTAATAAATATTTGTTTGTTTCTATTTGAAAAATATCTTCTGGTAAGCCTAAATTAGCAACTTTTATTTTTCCTACAAAATCTTTTGCAATATCAGTTAAAAGTGCTGTTTTTAAAGCTCCCATAGTTATTGTAATATCTGCTTTAAAAGCTGTTTGGGTAATTTGTCCTAAACTATTTAATCCACTTGGAATATCACAAGCAATTTTAAATGAGTTCAAATTATTTAAACTATTTATTAAAGATACACTATCTTTATCTAGCTCTTTATTTAATCCTGTTCCAAATAAACAATCAACTACAACATCTGCTTGAAAAATTTTATTTACAAAATTTACATTTATTGATTTTGCTCTTTTTAGTTGCAATTTTCCAATCTCTGTTTTTGGTTCATTTACTAGATATAAACTAACTTCAAATTTGTTTTGAAGCAATCTTGCTAAGGAAATACCATCTGCCCCATTATTTCCACTTCCACAAACAATTAAAATAGAACTATTTTTTTTGAATTTTTTTGTTATATAATTTTTTAGACCTAAAGAAGCATTTTCCATCAAGATATCTTCTGTTAAGTGAAATTCTTCTATTGCTCTTTTATCCAAACTTCTTACTTCATCAAATATCTTTTTCACTGGAAATACTCCTTTATTTAGTTGTTAGTTTTTAAATTTCCATCCATTATCAACCAAAATAACTCTTACTTTATCTTTTAAATCACCTTGAATTTCAATATATTCATCTTTTATTGAACCTCCGCAAGCAAGTTTCGTTTTAAGTAGTCTTAAAATATCTTTTATTTTTTCATCTTCTATTTGGAATTTTCCAATAATAGTAACTGGTTTTCCATTTCTTTTTTCAAGAGAAAAGACTAATTGATGTTGATTTTTTGGTAAAACAACTTTTGAAATTCTCTTTTCTACTTTTACTTTAGCTTTATCATCTTTTTGTGTATCAAAACTATTTCCTTCAAGTTTTGCACCAAGACCTAAAGACAATTTTTCTACTATACCCATTCTAGTAATCCTTTAATCTACTTTTTATATCTAAATCTTCTAGATTTATAAAATCATTTTGTTTATACTGCTCAACCGCAACTCTTCCTATCATAGCAGCATTGTCTGAACAATACATTAAATCACTTAAATGCAAAGTTGATTTATATTCCAAACAGATATTTTCAAGCTCTTTTCGTAAATATAAATTTGCACTTGCACCTCCAACTATCGCAAAATTTTTGATAGTTTTTTGTTTAAAAAGTTTTTTTAACTTTTGCAAGATATGTTTTACGGCTGTTTTTTGAAAACAAGCACATATATCACTTATATCTTGCTCTTCTAAAGTGGTGCGTTCAAGTCTTTCTATTTCGAGTCTAACTGCATTTTTAAGCCCTGAATAACTAAACTCTATATTTGGACTTTGAGAAAGTGGAATTGGAAAAGAAAATCTATTTTCATCTCCATTTTTTGCATACTTTTCAACTATTGGACCACCAGGATAACCCAATTTTAACATTTTTGAAACTTTATCAAAACTCTCACCAAAACTATCATCTAATGTTTTTCCTAGAATTTTCATATCATTTAGACTATTTGCTTCAATTATTTGAGTATGACCTCCTGAAACTAGAAGAGTTGTCATAGGAAATATTGCATCTTTTTCTATAAAAAGTGAGTAAATATGCCCTTTTAAATGGTTTACTGCAATTATTGGAATATTTAAAGCTATACTTATTGCCTTTGCCATAGAAACTCCCTCTGTAAGAGTAACACTAAGACCTGGTGCATTTGTAACAGCAACAGCTTTTAAATCTTTTAAATACTCTTTACACTCTTCAAGAATTTTTGGTAATGCTTCTATATGAAGCCTAGCAGCCAATTCAGGTACAACTCCACCATAAATACTATGCTCTATTTCTTGAGATATTTTTTTATGAAAAACTAACTCTAAAGTATCTATTTTTGTAATAGATATAGAGCTATCGTCACAAGAACTTTCGATTGCTAGTATCATGCTTTTTTACTCCTGTTTCTCACAAACTTCTTCTCTTTTTATCCAATCCAAAGCACAATCAAGTTTTCCATATCCAGAAGCAGCATTTATATGTCCTGCATCTTCCATAATTTTCATACCAATATTTAATTTACTTTGCAAAGCTATAGCTTCTTCTAAACTCATATATGGATCATTTGTTGAAGCTGCCATTATAATCTCTTTTGCTTTTAGATTTTTTGACTCAGGATAAGGAAAAAAGCTCTTAGCATCTTCTAACACTTCGTTTCTTACAGGTGCAACTAGCATTAATTTATCCAAATTAATATCTAGTTCATCACAAATATGAAACCATAAAATATTTGCCAAAGAGTGACAAACTACAATATCTGGTTTAAAATGCTCTAACTCTACTTTTAAAAACTCTTTCCATACTTCTAAATTTGGACTATTTTTATTTGGTAACTCAGGAAAAGATACTACAAAATCTTCTTTAATTAAATCCATTGCCAAGTGAGCTTGCCAATGAGGATATGAGCTTCCATTAAGACCATGTAAAATTAAAACTCTTTTATTTTTCTTCATCTTTAATTCCATATTTATAAATTTCAAATTTTGCTCTTCTTAGATTATCTTCTATTTTCTCATCAAAATATTCAATAGTTATTTTATAATCTTTTTTAAAAACAAGAGCTACTAACTCTTTTTTAGTTTCTATTTTTTCATCACTTTTTGAGTGCTTTTTCCACTCTTCTAACTTATCTTCATATAGCTTTACAATATTTTTTTCAAACTTTGCTCTTGAATATATTAGATACACCACTAAGAAAAATAAAATTCCAAAAGGAATTAAAAGATCAAGAGTCAAAATATCTCCTTACCTCTTTATCTATTTCAAAAATATCTTCAATATTTGAAGCTTTTAAACTATTAAATCTATTTATAGCTTCTAAGCTTATTTTTGAAATATCCAAGAAACCTATTTTTCCACTTAAAAATTTTGAAACAGCAACTTCATTTGCTGCATTTAAAACAACACCTAAATCAAGATTGTTTAGAATCTCATCTTTTAAAGACCAAATTGGATATCTACTCTCTTCTATTTTTTTAAACTCTAAAGATGATATTTCAAGCAGATCAATAGGTTTTAGAATTTCACAATCGACTCTTCCTAAAATTGCATAAGATATTGGAAGTTGCATAGATGCATTTGCTATATGAGCTGTTGTACTTCCATCTTTGAAATTTATTAATGCATGAACCAAAGATTTTGGCTCAATAACAGCATCTAGCTTTTTTGTACCAAAGAGCCAAGCAGCTTCTATTAACTCAAACATTTTATTTGTCATAGTTGCGCTATCTATTGTTATTTTATTTCCCATTTTCCAATTTGGATGATTAAGAGCCTCTTTTATAGATACATTTTTCAAAGATTCAAGTGGATAATCTCTAAAAGAACCGCCACTTGCTGTGATTGTCATAGAATCTATTTTTTTATCTTGAAGCAAATACCAAAGACCAAAATGTTCACTATCAATAGCACTTAAATTTTTTTGGTCTATAAATTTTCCAGCAACAACTAATGACTCTTTATTTGCTAAAGCAATTTTTTTACCACACTCAATAGCTTTTAATGTTGGTTTTAATCCTAAAAAACCAACAAGAGCATTTACAACAGTTTTTGAAGAGCTATCTTCTATTGCTTCCAGTATAGCTTCTTCCCCAAAAAATACATTTTTGTGATTTACTTTTTTTATATCATCTTTAGAAGCAATTATCACTTTTTTTGGATTATGCTCTTTTATTTGAGAATTTAGTAAATCAATATTTCTTCCAGCTACTAAAACCTCAACATTTAGAGCAAATTTTTTCGCAATTTCTAGAGTATTTACTCCAATAGAACCTGTACTTCCAAGAAGTATCAAATAATTATCCTTAATAAAACTAACATAACTATCGCTCCAAATAAATACCCATCAACTCTATCTAAAACTCCACCATGTCCTGGTAAAATATTTCCACTATCTTTTACTCCAGCTTCTCTTTTTAGATAACTTTCATATAAATCTCCAAAAACTGAAGATAATGATACAATAGCTGAAACTATAATAGCTCCTAAAATCCCAACTTCATTTATAGAAGTAAAAATACCCATAATTACAGCAAAAATCATACCACCTACAACACCCTCTAAAGTTTTATTTGGGCTTGTTTCACAAAATGGAGTTCTTCCAAAAGTTTTTCCAGCGAAATAAGCTCCTGTATCAGTTGCTGCAACTATTATTAGTAGCCAAAATAGTACCATTACTCCAAATTCACTATATAAAGAGATTAAAAAAACAAATGATGCAGTTGGATAAAGAAGAGGTAAAATCATCTTTTTATCAAGTTTTCTTTTATATGCTAATTGTGAAGCATAACCAATTGCTACTATGAATATTAAATCAACAGGCATAGGATAGAAATATACAGCTACCCAAAGTAATAAAACATAAATATATATGCTCTTATCTTCTAATCCATATAGCATTTTTGCTTCACGTACTGCAACCATAAGAACCACTCCAAACACTAACCAAAATAGAAAGTATGAATCTATATATGCAATAATTAAAAAAAGCACAAACAAAACAAGAGCTGTTTTTACTCTTGTTGATAAATTTCCAAGTATTTTAAACATAAAGCTTACCTTAAACTAAAATTACAATATTTTACTAAAATTTCGCTTTTAAATCGATTGTACTATTATATTTTGAGAGTTTAAAAATGCACTAAAATTTAGTGCATTTTAGTTTTTTAGAATAATCCTGAGATTTGATTTGAAATCTGTTTTTCTAAAATTGGTGTTGCTTCTTGTAAAGTTAAATTCATTTTTGTAGCTTCTGCTAACATTACTGTTTTATACTCTTTTCGCTCTTCTTCGTAATATTGAGTTTTATCATTAGCAATATTTGAATTAATCTGTCCAGTAGCATTTGTATTTCGAACATCTCCACCAAAACTATTTACAAATCCTGATTTTTTACCATCTCTTACACTAGCTTGCCCAGCTACTGTTGAATTTTGTGTTAAAACAGAACCTTTTGTTCTCTCTTTTATTAATATATCAACTTGCATTTGATAAATTGTATCTTCTGTTGCTTTACCAATAAGTCCGCCAATTACAGCAGCTCCCAATCCAACTCCAATAGCTTGACCAGCTCCTCCATTATTATATGCAGAAACACCTGCTCCAACAGCTCCTGCTCCCAAAGCAGCTCCTGCTACATTATTTTCTTGTTTTTTATCACAATAAAGTACATTTACCATCAAAATATATGTAGCTTCATCTGGGTCATCAACAATTTTATAGCCTTTTGCTTGAAGTTCATTTGATAAACTTTGCTCAAGATTTATTGGCTGTCCGCTAGTATTTTTACTAGATATAAATACTGTTCTTAACTCTTTTTTAACTGGGTCAATAAATACACTTTGAGACATTCTTACATTAGTTTGTAGCTCTGTTGTTGCACATCCACTAAATAGTGTTGAAGCTAAAACAATACTTAGTGTTAAATTTCTAATTTTTTTCATTATATTCTCCTAAAAAATATTCAATGGCTTATTATATTTAAATTTTATTAACTATTATTAAACTTTAACAACAATAGTACTGTATGGATTATAAAGCACATTTGCTCCATGTTGAATTTTGACATTTCTTCTTTGTGTAAAATCAACTTCATATGTACCACCAAAATCTACACTAAACTTTGCACATAAACTTGCTGCTTTTTCTATAATATTTTGTGGTAAATCTTTTTTACTATTTTGTACAATCACATGGCAAGATGGTCTATCTTTTAGATGAAACCAAAAATCACTAGCTTTTGAATTTTCAAGCAAATATATATTTTCTCGCTCATTAGCACCTAACATAATTTTAAAACCTTCAAAGAAAAAACTCTCACAGTTTTGCGCTTTTTTAGTTTTTATCTGATTTTTCTCTTTTTTTGGAGATAAAAATTCACACTCATCAATCGAACTTGCATTTTGAAGATTTATTCTTAATTTTTTTAAAAAATCCAATTTATCTTTTAAATTACTCTCTTCAATAGTTATATTAAAAGCTTTTTGCTTCAATTTTTTTGCTTTTTTAAATAAATCATTTGTAAAAATAGTTGGATTTTTCATATTTTCAAGCTCTATAGTTATTAATTTACCATTATAATCTTCAATTTTTAACTCTTTTTGATAAGCTTTGATAGTATGTAAATTGGCTAAAATAAGATTTGCTTTAGTGTATGTATCTTCTGACTCTTTTTCCAAATCCTCTTTTTTTGGTAAAGAGTGTAGAATTTTCTCTAATTTTTTAATATTTTTATCAATATTTGAAATTTTTTGTTTTTTAATATTTTCTAAATTCTCTTTAACTTGTTCATCATAAACTTGATATAAATAATCTTCAATATTCTCTATTTCGTACTCTTTTGGTACAAAATCTTTTTTGGGAATTTCTTCAAGTTTTACTCCAACTTTTACAACTCTAAAAGATGAATATTCATCAATATGCCTTAAAGCTTCCAAAATAGTTCTATTTTCATCTAAAATTATAATATTTGTATATTTTCCAGTAAATTCGAGTTGCAAAATCAAATTCTCTTTCTTATAAGATGAACTTGAATTTACCTTTATATTTATGATTTTATCATTGTTATAAATTTCAATACTCTCAATTTTTGAATTTGTAAACTTTTTTTGAAGCACCACATCAAAAGGAGCATTAAAATCTTTTTTTAATGATATTTGTTCTTTTGATTTAAATATCTTTGCATTTGATTTATTTAAATCAAAGTATATGATATTTTTATTATTAAATTCAATTATAATTATATTGTTATCAACTCTTTTTATAAACTTTATATTTTGGGCATTCTCACTAAGATAATCAACAATTTTTTTTAAAATATTGTATTGCAATTTTTACTCTTTTTTTTATATTTTTTTCTAAATTTCAGACACTTTTTATATCTAAAGGTTATAATTGTAGCTAAATTTAATTTAGGAGAATAGTATGAAACTATTAAAGATATTAGCAGCTTCAACTTTAGCTTTGGCTATTGCATCAACTTCATCTTTTGCAGATGTTCAAAAAGGACAAAAAGCATTTATTAAATTCTTAAAAGAGCCTTGCGGGATGGATGGAGCAAAATTTGCTTTAAAACATACTCAAGAGGAGTGGAGAAAAATAAAAGCAGATGGAACAGCTGAAGCTGAGATTATAAAAATTTGTCCAAAAGTAAAAGCTGGAGATATAAAAGAGAGTCTTCTTGAGCATGTTATGGATTTCTCTATAGAGTTTGCAAGTGATTCAGGAAATGTTCCTTCTTGCTAATTTTTAAGTTATAAAGATAGTTAAATCTATCTTTATAACGTTAATCTATCATATTTTGAAACTATTATTTCAGATAACTCTATCATTTTTATATTCATAATTTTATACTCAACATCACTCATTTTTATTAAAAACTTATCATAAATAAATGAATATGGATATAGTGTGAAAAATATAAACTCTTTACTAGTTGACTCTTTATTTAACTCTTTAAACCAAAGAGCTAATATTGAAAAATATAGAAGTGATGGATTAAACTCTTCATTTTGCTTGAGGTTTTTTTCAAGCTCTTTTGATATAAAGTTATAACATTTTAAAATAGCTTTTACTCTAAAGTTCTTTTGATTATCTATATAATATTTTGGTTCATACAAAATATTTGAAAGCTGTTTTAATATATCACTATTAATAGTTTCAAACTCATAATAAAGATCCAAATCAGATTTTGTTTTTGGTTTTACATCTTTGTACGTATTTATTAAGTCTCTACAAAATAGTAACAATGCTTCTGTTTTTATTTTAGAAATATTTAGAATCATAGATAAATTGTAACCAAATATTTCTAAAATAACTATATGATTTATATTGTTTAAGTTTTTTTAAGATAGAATAATTGCATTTTATAAGACTTTGAAAAAAAGGAAAATATTGGAACAAATTGGTTTATTACATGATGGTCAAATTTATGACCTTCAGACTGCTGAAGCTTTAAATATCAAAGGAGATATTATAAAAGCTGACGACTCAAAAGAGTCTCTAGAGATTTTAAGACACTCTTGCGCTCACATGATGGCTCAAGCTATCAAAGAACTTTATCCTGAAGCAAAATTCTTTGTTGGACCTGTTGTAAAAGAAGGTTTTTATTATGACTTTAAAGTAGAAAGTAAAATTTCAGATGAAGATTTACCAACTATTGAAAAGAAAATGAAAGAAATAGCAGATAGAAAACTACCTATTACTAGACATGAGACTACAAAAGAAGAGTTTTATGAGAAATTCAAAAATGATGAGTTAAAACAAGCTGTTCTTAAAAATATAAAAGATGATACTTTAACAATCTACAAACAAGGTGATTTTGAAGATTTATGTAGAGGTCCTCACTTACCAAATACAAGAATGATAAGAAGTTTTAAACTTACACGAGTTGCAGGTGCATATCTTGGTGGTGATGAAAAGAATGAGATGATTACTAGAATTTATGGTATTGCATTTTTTGATAAACAAGCCTTGTTTGATTATACAAAAATGATTGAAGAGGCTAAAAAAAGAGACCACAGAAAGCTAGGAACTGAACTTGAACTATTCACATTTAATGATGATGTTGGAGCTGGTCTTCCTATGTGGTTACCAAATGGAGCAAGACTAAGAAGTAAGTTAGAGCATCTTTTATATAAAGCTCATAGAGTTAGAGGTTATGAACCAGTTCGAGGACCTGAGATATTAAAATCAGAAATGTGGAAAATCTCAGGACATTATGCAAACTATAAAGAGAATATGTATTTTACTACTATTGATGATCAAGAGTATGGAATTAAACCAATGAACTGTGTTGGGCATATTCAAATATTTAAAAATAGTTTAGTTTCATATAAAGATTTACCAAAAAAACTTTTTGAATATGGAGTTGTACATAGACACGAAATGAGTGGAGCTATGCATGGATTATTTAGAGTAAGAGAGTTTACTCAAGATGATTCGCATATCTTTTGTACACAAGATCAAATAAAAGATGTAATTTTTGAAGTATTAGAGTTTGTTGATTCACTTCTTAAAATGTTTGATTTTAAATATGAAATTGAAGTTTCTACAAAACCTGAAAAAGCAATTGGCGATGATATTTTCTGGGAAAAAACAACTGCTGGAATTATGGATGCTTTAAATGAAAAAAATATAGAGTATGGAATTGATGAAGGTGGGGGAGCATTTTATGGTCCAAAAATCGACATTAAAATCCTAGATGCAATTGGTAGAAAATGGCAGTGTGGTACTGTTCAAGTAGATATGAATTTGCCTTCAAGATTTAATGCTGAATTTATTAATGACAAAGGTGAAAAAGAACAACCAGTTATGATTCATAGAGCAATTTTAGGTTCATTTGAAAGATTTATTGGAATTTTAACTGAACACTGTGCAGGAGAATTTCCATTTGTTATTGCACCAACTCAAGTTATTTTTGTCCCAATTGCTGATTCTCATGTTGAGTATGCAAAAGAGATACAAAGAGATTTAGTAGAAGATGGTATAGATTCTAAAATCTTTAATATGAATGAAAGTTTAAATAAAAGAATTAGAATGGCAGAAAAAGAGAGAGTTCCAATGATTGTTGTTATTGGAGA
Above is a genomic segment from Aliarcobacter cryaerophilus containing:
- the dxr gene encoding 1-deoxy-D-xylulose-5-phosphate reductoisomerase, which gives rise to MILLGSTGSIGVNTLEIAKKFALNVEVLVAGRNIDLLNSQIKEHNPKKVIIASKDDIKKVNHKNVFFGEEAILEAIEDSSSKTVVNALVGFLGLKPTLKAIECGKKIALANKESLVVAGKFIDQKNLSAIDSEHFGLWYLLQDKKIDSMTITASGGSFRDYPLESLKNVSIKEALNHPNWKMGNKITIDSATMTNKMFELIEAAWLFGTKKLDAVIEPKSLVHALINFKDGSTTAHIANASMQLPISYAILGRVDCEILKPIDLLEISSLEFKKIEESRYPIWSLKDEILNNLDLGVVLNAANEVAVSKFLSGKIGFLDISKISLEAINRFNSLKASNIEDIFEIDKEVRRYFDS
- a CDS encoding phosphatidate cytidylyltransferase; this encodes MFKILGNLSTRVKTALVLFVLFLIIAYIDSYFLFWLVFGVVLMVAVREAKMLYGLEDKSIYIYVLLLWVAVYFYPMPVDLIFIVAIGYASQLAYKRKLDKKMILPLLYPTASFVFLISLYSEFGVMVLFWLLIIVAATDTGAYFAGKTFGRTPFCETSPNKTLEGVVGGMIFAVIMGIFTSINEVGILGAIIVSAIVSLSSVFGDLYESYLKREAGVKDSGNILPGHGGVLDRVDGYLFGAIVMLVLLRIII
- a CDS encoding complement resistance protein TraT; translation: MKKIRNLTLSIVLASTLFSGCATTELQTNVRMSQSVFIDPVKKELRTVFISSKNTSGQPINLEQSLSNELQAKGYKIVDDPDEATYILMVNVLYCDKKQENNVAGAALGAGAVGAGVSAYNNGGAGQAIGVGLGAAVIGGLIGKATEDTIYQMQVDILIKERTKGSVLTQNSTVAGQASVRDGKKSGFVNSFGGDVRNTNATGQINSNIANDKTQYYEEERKEYKTVMLAEATKMNLTLQEATPILEKQISNQISGLF
- a CDS encoding NFACT RNA binding domain-containing protein; translated protein: MQYNILKKIVDYLSENAQNIKFIKRVDNNIIIIEFNNKNIIYFDLNKSNAKIFKSKEQISLKKDFNAPFDVVLQKKFTNSKIESIEIYNNDKIINIKVNSSSSYKKENLILQLEFTGKYTNIIILDENRTILEALRHIDEYSSFRVVKVGVKLEEIPKKDFVPKEYEIENIEDYLYQVYDEQVKENLENIKKQKISNIDKNIKKLEKILHSLPKKEDLEKESEDTYTKANLILANLHTIKAYQKELKIEDYNGKLITIELENMKNPTIFTNDLFKKAKKLKQKAFNITIEESNLKDKLDFLKKLRINLQNASSIDECEFLSPKKEKNQIKTKKAQNCESFFFEGFKIMLGANERENIYLLENSKASDFWFHLKDRPSCHVIVQNSKKDLPQNIIEKAASLCAKFSVDFGGTYEVDFTQRRNVKIQHGANVLYNPYSTIVVKV
- a CDS encoding cytochrome C, encoding MKLLKILAASTLALAIASTSSFADVQKGQKAFIKFLKEPCGMDGAKFALKHTQEEWRKIKADGTAEAEIIKICPKVKAGDIKESLLEHVMDFSIEFASDSGNVPSC
- the thrS gene encoding threonine--tRNA ligase, which codes for MEQIGLLHDGQIYDLQTAEALNIKGDIIKADDSKESLEILRHSCAHMMAQAIKELYPEAKFFVGPVVKEGFYYDFKVESKISDEDLPTIEKKMKEIADRKLPITRHETTKEEFYEKFKNDELKQAVLKNIKDDTLTIYKQGDFEDLCRGPHLPNTRMIRSFKLTRVAGAYLGGDEKNEMITRIYGIAFFDKQALFDYTKMIEEAKKRDHRKLGTELELFTFNDDVGAGLPMWLPNGARLRSKLEHLLYKAHRVRGYEPVRGPEILKSEMWKISGHYANYKENMYFTTIDDQEYGIKPMNCVGHIQIFKNSLVSYKDLPKKLFEYGVVHRHEMSGAMHGLFRVREFTQDDSHIFCTQDQIKDVIFEVLEFVDSLLKMFDFKYEIEVSTKPEKAIGDDIFWEKTTAGIMDALNEKNIEYGIDEGGGAFYGPKIDIKILDAIGRKWQCGTVQVDMNLPSRFNAEFINDKGEKEQPVMIHRAILGSFERFIGILTEHCAGEFPFVIAPTQVIFVPIADSHVEYAKEIQRDLVEDGIDSKIFNMNESLNKRIRMAEKERVPMIVVIGDEEVANKSIALRNRRTREQSNLSKQDFIDLLNKINEESRI